The following coding sequences lie in one Deinococcus roseus genomic window:
- a CDS encoding sensor domain-containing diguanylate cyclase: protein MNTDQQHETQLAYRMVWLVVGVMLFLTALQVAFFTLQWIWVLPTALTLLVLLGVHLRCQNFRPYWLSLTALTGLWVTVGIYSHLLGGLSSPVLLGWPLVVVGFSVLLGMRQGQVVLGISLLTGFMLANHPVSDPPFSRTHSELVLVVYTLTFYLMGLSILSMHRRSVRQIQAQQVQHLKIQQAMEITEARNQAILDALPDVVFRVTQDTTIQDVNIGEQVGWPIKPENWLGHKVTQYLQDHDAQDVLDRLSWVLSGDGMQTQELTLDHPQLGKRTLESRMVAISEQHAILFWRDISERKKVELEGQARLRRMEVMDRFSLALADSNLNGTLLLQAVADHGALLLGGKCTVTVWHLGDPADVPLEEFSAGTAQQAVQKLEIPLNFHGTQQGTVRLDRSTLDPFSTEEQAMMHTLVERAGLVFTNTQLNLQNRDQAEQLRRANEELEARIEARTQELAQANSRLQELTIRDGLTGIFNRRHFDERLEQEVRRLQRSDQPLTLMLCDIDFFKKYNDHYGHPQGDVCLKKVAEVLSGTFQRAGDVVARYGGEEFAMVLPNTSLVQARQLAERLCQKMTQLGLLHEFSEVAGHITLSVGVVAASRCDQVTASVLLQTADEALYHSKHTGRNRATLRALMAEGSGLKVSAME from the coding sequence GTGAACACAGACCAGCAACACGAAACCCAACTGGCTTACCGCATGGTGTGGCTGGTGGTGGGGGTGATGCTTTTTCTCACCGCCCTGCAGGTGGCTTTTTTCACGCTGCAATGGATCTGGGTGCTCCCAACTGCCCTCACCCTGCTGGTGCTGCTGGGCGTGCACCTGCGCTGCCAGAATTTCCGACCTTACTGGCTGAGCCTCACCGCCCTGACGGGTTTGTGGGTCACGGTGGGCATCTACAGCCACCTGCTGGGCGGCCTCTCCTCACCGGTGCTGCTGGGCTGGCCGCTGGTGGTGGTGGGGTTCTCGGTGCTGCTGGGCATGCGGCAGGGACAGGTGGTGCTGGGCATCTCCCTGCTGACCGGCTTCATGCTGGCCAACCATCCGGTGTCTGACCCCCCCTTCTCCAGAACCCATTCGGAACTGGTGCTGGTGGTCTACACCCTGACGTTTTACCTGATGGGCCTCAGCATCCTCAGCATGCACCGGCGCAGCGTGCGGCAAATCCAGGCCCAGCAGGTGCAGCACCTGAAAATCCAGCAGGCCATGGAGATCACCGAGGCCCGCAATCAGGCCATTTTAGACGCCCTGCCAGACGTGGTGTTCCGCGTCACCCAGGACACCACCATCCAGGACGTCAACATTGGTGAACAGGTGGGCTGGCCCATCAAACCCGAAAACTGGCTGGGCCACAAGGTCACCCAGTACCTGCAGGACCACGACGCGCAGGACGTGCTGGACCGCCTGAGCTGGGTGCTCTCAGGAGACGGGATGCAAACCCAGGAACTCACCCTGGACCACCCGCAACTGGGGAAACGCACCCTGGAAAGCCGCATGGTGGCCATCAGCGAACAGCACGCCATTCTGTTCTGGCGCGACATCAGCGAACGCAAAAAAGTGGAGCTGGAAGGACAGGCACGCCTCAGGCGCATGGAGGTGATGGACCGCTTCAGCCTGGCCCTGGCAGACAGCAACCTCAACGGCACCCTGCTGCTGCAGGCGGTGGCAGACCACGGAGCTTTGCTGCTGGGCGGAAAATGCACCGTGACGGTCTGGCACCTGGGTGATCCCGCCGATGTGCCCCTGGAGGAATTCTCTGCAGGGACAGCCCAGCAAGCAGTGCAAAAACTGGAAATCCCCCTGAATTTTCACGGCACCCAGCAGGGCACCGTGCGCCTGGACAGAAGCACCCTGGACCCTTTCAGCACCGAAGAACAGGCCATGATGCACACCCTGGTGGAACGCGCTGGACTGGTGTTCACCAACACCCAGCTGAACCTGCAAAACCGCGATCAGGCCGAACAGTTGCGCCGCGCCAACGAGGAACTCGAGGCCCGCATCGAGGCCCGCACCCAGGAGCTGGCCCAGGCCAACAGCCGCCTGCAGGAACTCACCATCAGAGACGGACTGACCGGGATTTTCAACCGCCGCCACTTCGATGAACGCCTTGAGCAGGAGGTGCGCCGCCTGCAGCGCTCAGACCAGCCGCTCACCCTGATGCTCTGCGACATCGACTTCTTCAAGAAATACAACGACCACTATGGTCACCCCCAGGGGGACGTGTGCCTGAAGAAAGTGGCCGAGGTGCTGTCCGGGACTTTCCAGCGTGCAGGAGATGTGGTGGCCCGGTATGGAGGAGAGGAATTCGCCATGGTGCTTCCCAACACCTCACTGGTCCAGGCCAGACAGCTGGCAGAACGCCTGTGTCAGAAAATGACCCAGCTGGGTCTGCTGCACGAATTTTCTGAGGTGGCAGGGCACATCACCCTCAGTGTGGGGGTGGTGGCGGCTTCCCGTTGCGACCAGGTCACGGCTTCTGTTTTGCTGCAAACTGCAGATGAAGCCCTTTATCACAGCAAGCACACCGGACGAAACCGGGCCACC